A window from Kovacikia minuta CCNUW1 encodes these proteins:
- a CDS encoding pentapeptide repeat-containing protein — protein sequence MTPQELIQRYAVGERDFTGIQLQQHSSLQGAELPEIILREAVCANLRGANLSYADTEDGGFSLRFADLTEANLEGTDTTRVWFHETIMPDGSVCTVDR from the coding sequence ATGACTCCACAAGAACTGATTCAACGGTATGCCGTAGGTGAACGAGACTTTACAGGAATTCAGCTTCAGCAGCATAGCAGCTTACAAGGTGCTGAATTACCGGAAATTATTTTGAGAGAGGCTGTTTGCGCCAATTTAAGGGGTGCGAATTTAAGCTATGCTGACACCGAAGACGGTGGATTTTCGTTACGGTTTGCCGATTTAACAGAAGCCAATTTAGAAGGCACCGATACAACCCGCGTTTGGTTCCACGAAACCATCATGCCGGATGGTAGTGTCTGTACAGTCGATCGATAA
- a CDS encoding pentapeptide repeat-containing protein produces the protein MTPQELIQRYAAGERDFTGIQLQQHSSLQGAELPEIILREAVLSYCELQDVNLAGAILNGARLDMADLERANLEDASLVGTDLTESLLREANLYNANLQRAGLRQAVLDRANLREANLEGAGAAEASLRYANLNHANLRQIQLGAAYLNHANLRGANLSNANLSYTFLTQCIYDAETIFEGCVYRSRVEVFSGDEVITQLEVQKATYIGAGANLSGVDLSGVDLSEADLSEADLSYANLAGANLMGAILFQANLMGANLDNADLTDADLEQADLTDAQTRMTTFVNTTMPDGNIRTDTQ, from the coding sequence ATGACTCCACAAGAACTGATTCAACGGTATGCCGCAGGTGAACGAGACTTTACAGGAATTCAGCTTCAGCAGCATAGCAGCTTACAAGGTGCTGAATTACCGGAAATTATTTTGAGAGAGGCTGTTTTGTCTTACTGCGAGTTACAGGACGTGAATTTAGCCGGAGCCATTCTGAATGGCGCAAGACTCGATATGGCAGATTTAGAACGGGCTAACCTTGAGGATGCTAGTTTAGTTGGCACCGATTTAACAGAGAGCCTTTTACGAGAAGCCAACCTGTATAATGCCAATCTGCAAAGAGCAGGATTACGGCAAGCTGTTCTCGATCGCGCCAACTTACGTGAAGCTAATTTAGAAGGTGCAGGTGCAGCCGAAGCATCGCTTCGCTATGCCAACTTAAACCATGCCAATCTCCGTCAAATTCAGTTAGGCGCAGCCTATTTAAACCATGCCAATTTACGTGGAGCGAATCTGAGCAACGCAAACCTTAGCTATACATTCTTGACGCAGTGTATTTATGATGCAGAAACAATTTTTGAGGGTTGTGTTTACAGGTCGCGTGTTGAAGTGTTTTCAGGTGATGAAGTTATTACTCAATTGGAAGTACAGAAAGCAACTTACATTGGTGCTGGAGCAAACTTGAGTGGTGTTGATTTGAGTGGGGTGGATTTAAGTGAAGCTGATTTGAGTGAAGCCGATTTAAGCTATGCCAACTTAGCAGGTGCAAATTTAATGGGTGCAATTCTGTTTCAGGCAAATTTAATGGGTGCAAATTTAGACAACGCAGATTTAACTGATGCAGATTTAGAACAGGCAGATTTGACCGATGCTCAAACGCGCATGACGACTTTTGTGAATACGACGATGCCTGATGGCAATATTCGGACTGATACACAATAG
- a CDS encoding YoaK family protein, translating into MIAERNTLRVSRSLAIPDSVQARQKAFMKVWQDIRIVTGVLSWVAGYVDTAGFLRLNSLFVAHVTGNLVVAGAELAGAGEESVWVRLGVIPVFIAAVVLTTVITRTRNPRLSHLLWFEVVALLFFSAIGIAMIPQTKLEVDVRSMFIVGSAGVFAMGIRNALMREVFSNLPSTTVMTGNLTQFVIDVSRFVLIRDYQRMETPLAQRQELQQRIGRMGSAVIGFVIGAACGAFFMREWGFWAILVPAIAIALLAMDTQRQESKMGSGE; encoded by the coding sequence ATGATTGCAGAGAGGAATACCCTCAGGGTTTCGCGATCCCTGGCGATTCCCGATTCAGTGCAAGCAAGGCAGAAGGCATTTATGAAAGTGTGGCAAGACATCCGAATCGTTACCGGTGTGTTGAGCTGGGTTGCAGGTTACGTGGATACGGCTGGATTTCTGCGGTTGAATAGCCTGTTTGTCGCCCATGTGACGGGAAACCTGGTGGTGGCTGGCGCAGAGCTGGCTGGCGCAGGGGAAGAATCGGTTTGGGTGCGGCTGGGTGTAATTCCTGTCTTTATCGCCGCAGTGGTTTTAACAACGGTGATTACGCGGACTCGTAACCCGCGCTTATCCCATTTGTTGTGGTTTGAAGTTGTGGCGCTTCTATTTTTTAGCGCGATCGGCATTGCCATGATTCCACAGACGAAGTTGGAAGTGGATGTCCGATCCATGTTTATTGTTGGCTCAGCCGGAGTGTTTGCTATGGGTATCCGGAATGCGCTGATGCGGGAAGTCTTTAGCAACCTGCCGTCAACGACTGTGATGACTGGAAACTTGACGCAATTTGTCATTGATGTTTCCCGGTTTGTGCTGATACGGGACTACCAAAGAATGGAAACCCCTCTTGCTCAACGCCAGGAATTGCAACAAAGAATAGGCAGAATGGGCAGTGCCGTGATTGGCTTCGTGATCGGTGCCGCCTGTGGTGCTTTCTTTATGCGCGAATGGGGATTTTGGGCGATTTTGGTGCCAGCGATCGCGATCGCCCTACTGGCAATGGATACCCAGCGACAGGAGAGCAAAATGGGGAGTGGGGAGTAG
- a CDS encoding IS4 family transposase, translating to MLPSFYQACLQTQLSAIQFITLQMLVALLQKERNVSLERLATLFAQPIQFESRRRNLQRFLSLPQLTAKALWFPILKYWLKQHFHRGQILYLVVDRTQWQYHNLLMVSLVMHKRSIPVYWVLLDKQGQSCLSEQQGLLRPVFALLKAYSVQVLGDREFHSVALAAWLREQGVDFVLRLPKSTTVKLMPESEFERLDTLPQFPGIALHEVQVQVTQQRGFGRFNLVTRWKRVYRWGKTNQVWYLLTNLESLEVALSSYAKRFSIEPMFRDFKSGGYNLEQCQLNGARFEAVVLLIG from the coding sequence ATGTTGCCTTCATTCTATCAAGCTTGTTTACAAACGCAACTAAGCGCGATTCAATTCATCACGCTGCAAATGCTGGTTGCTCTATTGCAAAAAGAACGCAATGTCAGTCTTGAACGTTTAGCCACCCTATTTGCTCAACCGATTCAATTTGAAAGCCGCCGTCGCAATCTACAACGCTTCTTAAGCCTGCCCCAGTTAACCGCGAAGGCTTTGTGGTTTCCGATTCTCAAGTATTGGCTCAAGCAACACTTTCATCGTGGGCAAATCCTGTATCTTGTCGTTGACCGTACCCAGTGGCAATACCATAATCTGCTGATGGTCAGTCTTGTCATGCACAAGCGATCGATCCCTGTGTATTGGGTGTTATTGGACAAGCAGGGACAGAGTTGCTTGAGCGAGCAGCAGGGCCTGCTACGACCGGTGTTTGCCCTGTTAAAGGCTTATTCAGTCCAGGTACTCGGTGACCGGGAATTTCACAGTGTCGCCTTGGCCGCTTGGCTTAGAGAACAAGGGGTCGATTTTGTGCTGCGTTTGCCCAAGAGTACAACGGTTAAACTGATGCCAGAGAGCGAGTTTGAACGGCTCGATACATTACCCCAGTTCCCAGGTATTGCCCTTCATGAGGTGCAAGTGCAAGTGACTCAGCAGAGAGGGTTTGGTCGCTTCAATTTGGTCACGCGCTGGAAACGGGTTTATCGATGGGGTAAGACCAATCAAGTTTGGTATTTGCTCACCAATTTGGAGAGCTTGGAGGTCGCTCTGAGCAGTTATGCTAAGCGTTTTTCTATTGAACCTATGTTTCGCGACTTCAAAAGTGGAGGGTATAACCTGGAGCAATGCCAGCTCAATGGGGCACGATTTGAAGCTGTCGTGTTGTTGATTGGTTAG
- a CDS encoding ISH3 family transposase yields MTTYPSSSLSSTPALSDEATLEAALECLLEHLPLVPEDSSCSAESLFEILLRAASRHDSIEHTAQRLQGVPSGNGIRYHLDQLDDMVALEGQLNGALQSRIPPKIRKRRHRIAIDLHLIPYYGNRTEAAAPYIYRSQAKAGTTTFFAYATVYVICRNKRVTLGIHAVHRQETLVATVTYLLAMLSALKIRVKRLYLDRGFYSVPVIRWLKALNIPFLMPAVIRGKTGGTRSLLVGRKSYATRYTLSSANYGSVTCQMRVVCTYYKGFKGKHGIQYALYVAHRVTIDLHQLHQHYRERFGIETSYRIKNQCRIRTTSKNPVVRLLFVALAFILVNLWVYLLWFFVSQTQRGGRVIHRELFGLKTMIGISLSGC; encoded by the coding sequence ATGACGACCTACCCATCTTCCTCATTATCTTCCACCCCTGCCTTGAGTGATGAAGCAACCCTGGAAGCAGCCTTGGAGTGCTTGTTAGAGCACCTGCCTTTAGTACCCGAAGATAGTAGTTGTAGTGCCGAAAGCCTATTTGAGATTTTGCTCCGGGCAGCCAGTCGTCACGATAGCATCGAGCATACCGCTCAACGCCTACAAGGAGTTCCCAGTGGCAATGGCATTCGCTATCATCTCGACCAGTTAGATGACATGGTCGCTTTGGAGGGACAACTCAATGGGGCATTGCAGAGCCGAATTCCACCCAAGATTCGCAAAAGACGACATCGGATCGCGATTGACCTGCACTTGATTCCCTACTATGGCAACCGAACTGAGGCAGCAGCACCCTATATCTATCGCTCCCAAGCCAAAGCCGGAACCACCACATTTTTTGCCTATGCCACCGTTTATGTCATCTGCCGCAACAAGCGAGTCACCCTCGGAATTCATGCGGTGCATCGACAGGAAACCTTGGTGGCAACGGTGACCTATTTGTTGGCAATGCTCTCTGCTCTGAAGATTCGAGTCAAACGGTTGTATCTCGACCGAGGCTTTTACAGTGTGCCGGTGATTCGCTGGCTCAAAGCACTCAACATCCCGTTTTTGATGCCTGCGGTGATTCGCGGTAAAACCGGAGGCACCCGCTCATTACTCGTCGGGCGCAAAAGCTATGCGACACGCTACACCCTCAGCAGTGCCAACTATGGTTCCGTGACTTGTCAAATGCGAGTGGTGTGCACCTATTACAAAGGCTTCAAGGGCAAGCATGGGATTCAATATGCGCTTTATGTGGCGCATCGAGTCACTATTGACCTCCATCAGTTGCATCAGCATTATCGGGAGCGCTTTGGCATCGAAACGAGCTACAGAATTAAAAATCAGTGTCGCATTCGTACCACGAGTAAGAATCCAGTGGTTCGCCTGTTATTTGTGGCATTGGCGTTTATCCTGGTTAATCTCTGGGTGTACTTGTTGTGGTTCTTTGTCAGTCAGACCCAGCGAGGGGGACGAGTCATTCATCGTGAGTTGTTTGGTCTTAAAACCATGATTGGAATTTCTCTCTCAGGCTGTTGA
- a CDS encoding LysR family transcriptional regulator, which translates to MLNEIALSCTDLNLLVLFDVVMAERNVGRAADRLHLSPSAVSHGLGRLRRLFNDPLFLRTPKGVVPTARAMDLAVPIADILARVKSVMALTEPFDPATSSRRFTIGAPDGVSAVFLTPLLTELNKAAPGIDLGIRQLLPTAGESSPDRAWREAFTDLDAHAMDIAILPIDDIAARFLAKNLYEEDFVIAARVGHPFLVEPTLDRYCQMQHLVVSLTGDAFGFVDRILAEEGRRRRIALTVPNFMFALAILAETDLISALPKRFVDMHAQRFGVVGTEAPLALGRFRLNAVVPKVAMMDLGLAWLFNLLEGSCPARSPG; encoded by the coding sequence ATGCTGAATGAAATTGCTCTCTCTTGTACGGACCTCAATCTGCTCGTTCTGTTTGATGTTGTCATGGCAGAGCGCAACGTTGGTCGCGCAGCCGATCGCTTGCATCTGTCGCCATCGGCAGTGAGCCACGGTTTGGGTCGTTTGCGTCGGCTGTTCAACGATCCGCTGTTCCTCAGAACACCAAAAGGGGTCGTCCCAACGGCACGCGCGATGGATCTAGCTGTCCCAATCGCCGATATTCTGGCGCGGGTGAAGAGTGTCATGGCACTCACTGAACCGTTTGATCCAGCCACATCCTCGCGCCGTTTTACGATCGGAGCACCCGATGGTGTTTCAGCCGTGTTTCTGACGCCGCTGCTCACTGAACTCAACAAAGCCGCACCTGGAATCGATCTGGGTATCCGCCAATTGCTACCAACGGCAGGAGAATCCTCACCCGATCGCGCCTGGCGAGAAGCTTTTACTGACCTGGATGCCCACGCGATGGACATTGCCATTCTGCCAATAGACGACATCGCTGCCAGGTTTCTTGCAAAAAACCTGTATGAGGAAGACTTTGTGATTGCAGCCCGCGTCGGACATCCGTTCCTAGTTGAACCGACGCTCGATCGCTATTGCCAGATGCAGCACCTCGTGGTTTCGCTAACCGGCGATGCGTTTGGCTTTGTCGATCGCATTCTGGCGGAGGAGGGACGCAGACGCCGAATTGCGCTGACTGTTCCGAACTTCATGTTTGCCCTCGCAATTCTTGCTGAAACCGATCTAATTTCAGCCCTGCCAAAGCGTTTTGTCGATATGCATGCACAGCGTTTTGGGGTGGTGGGCACAGAGGCACCGCTGGCACTGGGGCGTTTCCGGCTCAATGCTGTTGTTCCAAAGGTCGCCATGATGGATCTGGGTCTAGCGTGGCTCTTTAATCTGCTGGAAGGTTCTTGCCCAGCGCGATCGCCTGGTTGA
- a CDS encoding class I SAM-dependent methyltransferase, with protein MKDAYNPHGAALMDCFRGDTSATLICYQDGARDDVPASFWLRETIDPLETLALELCRGHVLDVGAGAGLHSLELQRRGLEVTAIDVAPECVTIMRERGVRNAEVADLYEFDGGPFDTIACLCNGLDKVGRLTDLPKFLDRMRQLLAPGGQMIADSFDLRIGADESQLADLARKTEAGRYFGELDLRFEYKGQSGAPFSVLQVDYETLKQIAGQNGWHCDLIKRVGAHYLARARLV; from the coding sequence ATGAAAGACGCTTACAATCCCCACGGGGCAGCTTTGATGGATTGCTTTCGCGGCGATACTTCCGCGACCCTGATCTGCTATCAGGACGGTGCCCGCGACGATGTACCCGCTTCCTTCTGGTTGCGGGAAACGATCGATCCGCTGGAAACCCTCGCCCTCGAACTGTGTCGCGGGCATGTGCTCGATGTGGGTGCAGGTGCAGGTCTGCACTCACTTGAGTTACAGCGCCGAGGACTGGAAGTTACCGCGATCGACGTTGCCCCTGAATGTGTCACCATCATGCGGGAACGGGGTGTCCGTAACGCGGAAGTGGCTGACCTCTACGAGTTTGATGGCGGGCCTTTCGACACGATCGCCTGCCTCTGCAACGGCCTGGACAAAGTTGGACGGCTCACCGACCTGCCGAAATTTCTCGATCGGATGCGTCAACTCCTCGCACCCGGTGGTCAGATGATCGCGGACTCCTTTGATCTGCGTATCGGTGCCGACGAGTCCCAGCTTGCCGACCTTGCACGCAAGACGGAAGCCGGACGCTACTTCGGCGAACTCGATCTCCGTTTCGAGTATAAGGGACAGAGCGGTGCCCCGTTCTCAGTGCTTCAGGTTGACTACGAAACCCTGAAGCAAATCGCCGGACAAAATGGCTGGCATTGCGACCTGATCAAGCGTGTCGGTGCTCACTATCTTGCCCGCGCTCGGCTGGTGTGA
- a CDS encoding pentapeptide repeat-containing protein yields the protein MNIQTFLDRYANGQRDFAGIQFREGDLSNLNLKGINLSKANLEGANLSGTNLQEASLERLFCLTQILKGLI from the coding sequence ATGAACATTCAAACGTTTTTAGACCGCTATGCCAACGGACAGCGAGATTTTGCAGGCATACAATTCCGTGAGGGTGATTTGAGTAACTTAAATCTAAAAGGCATTAACCTCAGCAAAGCCAATTTAGAAGGGGCGAATTTAAGCGGTACAAACCTTCAAGAGGCAAGTCTTGAGAGGCTATTCTGTTTGACGCAAATCTTGAAGGGGCTGATCTGA
- a CDS encoding YybH family protein translates to MLTPQSNLFAAASADPAAFNIASNTASDVLDSGQASVVAELIKRSADSNAALMRGDIGTYQTLISYTDDFTLMSPFGGTPSHGSEYTPERMEAMGRFFKNGVFQQEVVQSYASADMVVLAIIEHAIVEVGGLPPQEWSLRVTLVYCREGTEWRLAHRHADPLVGGISLEQAAALARGDE, encoded by the coding sequence ATGCTCACACCACAAAGCAACCTATTCGCGGCAGCCAGCGCTGACCCTGCTGCTTTCAACATCGCCAGCAACACAGCATCAGATGTTTTGGATTCGGGTCAGGCATCGGTTGTTGCAGAGCTGATCAAGCGCTCCGCTGATTCAAACGCCGCGTTGATGCGCGGCGACATTGGCACCTACCAAACCTTAATCTCTTACACCGACGACTTTACATTGATGTCACCCTTCGGCGGCACACCGTCGCACGGTTCGGAATACACGCCCGAACGGATGGAGGCAATGGGACGGTTCTTCAAAAACGGCGTCTTTCAACAAGAAGTGGTTCAATCTTATGCCTCGGCTGACATGGTTGTTCTCGCGATCATTGAACACGCGATCGTTGAGGTGGGAGGGCTACCTCCCCAAGAATGGTCATTGCGAGTCACTCTAGTCTATTGCCGAGAGGGGACGGAATGGCGGCTGGCACATCGGCATGCAGACCCTCTCGTTGGGGGCATCAGCTTAGAGCAGGCAGCGGCACTGGCGCGAGGTGACGAATGA
- a CDS encoding pentapeptide repeat-containing protein, producing MEFREVNFSHADLSEIDADDLNFSRANFSDANLSGANLTSAWFAGANLTGANLEGVQLGGTSFERATMPDSSIASGSYLPGDPTNVVEEEWVDPNHPPKRPSLEAEELLRRYSAGERNFAGIILSDGFGTFELCGCDLSGINLSGSKINANLMNVNFSGANLSNVHVPETNLSGANLSHANLSGAFLWQCSFEGANLSQADLSGADLGMSSWQGANLSGANLSRTRLNGAAFDLANLSGANLSHADVEEGGFSLRFADLTGANLECTDTTRVWFHETIMPDGSVCTVDR from the coding sequence GTGGAGTTCAGAGAGGTCAACTTTAGCCATGCTGACCTCAGCGAGATTGATGCAGACGATCTGAATTTCAGTCGAGCTAATTTCAGCGATGCCAACCTGAGTGGTGCAAATTTAACCTCAGCCTGGTTTGCCGGTGCCAACTTAACGGGGGCTAATTTAGAAGGAGTTCAGTTGGGCGGTACAAGCTTTGAAAGGGCGACGATGCCAGATAGCAGTATTGCATCGGGTAGCTATCTTCCTGGCGATCCAACCAATGTTGTTGAAGAAGAGTGGGTTGATCCAAACCATCCTCCAAAACGCCCTTCACTGGAGGCTGAAGAACTGCTGAGACGGTATTCCGCAGGAGAACGCAACTTTGCAGGGATAATCCTATCCGATGGTTTTGGCACGTTTGAACTGTGTGGCTGTGATTTGAGTGGAATTAACCTGAGTGGTTCCAAAATTAATGCAAATTTGATGAATGTCAATTTCAGCGGAGCCAATCTCAGCAATGTCCATGTGCCCGAAACCAATTTGAGTGGGGCAAATTTGAGCCATGCCAATTTGAGCGGAGCATTCCTCTGGCAATGTAGTTTTGAGGGCGCTAACCTCAGTCAAGCTGATTTGAGTGGTGCAGATTTAGGAATGAGTAGTTGGCAGGGAGCGAATTTGAGTGGTGCGAATTTGAGTCGGACAAGACTGAATGGAGCCGCGTTCGATCTCGCCAATTTGAGTGGTGCGAATCTAAGCCATGCTGATGTGGAAGAAGGTGGATTTTCGTTACGGTTTGCCGATTTAACGGGAGCCAATTTAGAATGCACCGATACAACCCGCGTTTGGTTCCACGAAACCATCATGCCGGATGGTAGTGTCTGTACAGTCGATCGATAA
- a CDS encoding transposase: MTIAQREQQIHRVKAVSFQPELDEALEQALREAVISAVKITLESALKEELKAELAKMGDDRPRRSGYFQRRLDTQYGQVKDLRVPKLRERNPEREWQILQRYQRGLGNLLNWLCCLYVMGLSLRDLQEALYFLIGHVLSRSAVNQVTLQIQQHLDTRRLAPIGKTPAILIVDGVWVEIQYTREAFKLDRAGHLRQSRQAEERVILAVLAVWEDGSYEILHYEIASDEGEAEWEALFEHLIARGLQADAVKLVVSDGSLGLPKALKKTLPQAQQQRCITHKIRGIERYLSYEDLPKTDEQEQPLKREDAKRQRRFEIASEAYQIYNAETLEQARQRLEQFITKWETQEPKAIQVFQRDLELTLTFYQFAPNLHRHIRTTNHLERLFREFRTKSDEIGAFPHETSCLTVFFLVIERDHAKHDRKTVAKNS; this comes from the coding sequence ATGACCATAGCCCAACGAGAACAACAAATCCATCGAGTCAAAGCCGTCAGTTTTCAACCTGAACTGGATGAGGCGTTAGAACAGGCCCTCAGAGAGGCCGTCATCAGTGCCGTCAAAATCACCTTGGAGAGCGCACTGAAAGAGGAACTCAAGGCAGAACTAGCCAAAATGGGAGACGATCGACCTCGACGTTCCGGGTATTTTCAACGGAGACTCGATACCCAGTATGGCCAGGTGAAGGATTTGCGAGTTCCGAAATTACGAGAACGCAACCCAGAACGAGAGTGGCAGATTCTCCAACGTTACCAACGGGGCTTAGGCAACCTGCTCAACTGGTTGTGTTGTTTGTATGTGATGGGACTGTCGTTGAGAGATTTGCAAGAGGCGCTATATTTTCTCATAGGACATGTGCTTTCCCGCAGTGCTGTGAACCAAGTCACCCTCCAGATTCAGCAACACTTAGACACTCGTCGCTTAGCCCCGATTGGCAAAACCCCTGCGATATTAATCGTCGATGGGGTGTGGGTAGAGATTCAATATACCCGAGAAGCGTTTAAGCTAGACCGGGCAGGACATCTGCGACAAAGTCGGCAGGCCGAAGAACGGGTAATTTTGGCAGTTCTAGCCGTCTGGGAGGATGGGTCTTATGAAATCCTGCATTATGAGATTGCCTCCGACGAAGGAGAAGCAGAGTGGGAGGCCTTGTTTGAGCATTTAATCGCCCGAGGACTGCAAGCCGATGCGGTGAAATTAGTGGTCAGTGATGGCAGTTTGGGATTGCCCAAGGCGTTGAAAAAGACCTTGCCCCAGGCCCAACAGCAACGCTGTATCACGCACAAAATCCGAGGGATTGAGCGCTATTTGAGTTATGAGGATTTGCCGAAAACCGATGAGCAGGAACAACCCCTGAAGCGGGAAGATGCCAAACGGCAGCGTCGATTTGAAATTGCCTCTGAGGCTTATCAAATCTACAATGCAGAGACTTTGGAGCAGGCAAGGCAACGGTTAGAGCAATTCATCACCAAATGGGAAACACAAGAACCCAAAGCCATCCAAGTCTTTCAACGCGATCTAGAGTTGACCCTGACTTTCTATCAATTTGCACCAAACCTGCATCGGCATATTCGCACCACTAATCATTTGGAGCGGCTATTTCGAGAATTTCGCACCAAGTCAGATGAAATTGGGGCATTCCCGCATGAAACGAGTTGCCTCACTGTCTTTTTCCTCGTGATTGAGCGTGATCATGCCAAACATGACCGTAAAACCGTGGCGAAAAATTCGTGA
- a CDS encoding pentapeptide repeat-containing protein: MSRANLRNANCQQASFNGAMLVEANLEGALLAEAYLDGANLQGANLRNANLSRSQNHFGVGK, from the coding sequence CTGAGCCGAGCGAATCTAAGAAATGCCAATTGCCAGCAAGCCAGTTTCAATGGTGCCATGTTAGTTGAGGCAAATTTAGAGGGTGCGCTTCTTGCAGAGGCTTATTTAGATGGGGCGAACCTTCAAGGCGCAAATCTTCGTAATGCCAATCTCAGTAGATCACAAAATCATTTTGGGGTAGGTAAATAG
- the hslO gene encoding Hsp33 family molecular chaperone HslO encodes MADQLVRATAAEGGIRAVGVITTDLTEEARQRHKLSYVATAALGRTMSAGLLLASNMKHPRSRVSLRIQGDGPLGRVIVDAGLDGTVRGYVDHPEVELPTNASGKLDVGMAVGRLGYVYVLRDVGSDFPYTSTVELVSGEIGEDITHYLAHSEQTPSALMLGESVDTHGVTSSGGMLIQVMPKATRDETLVAALESRITTLSGFTSLLREGNNLPDIFEHLLGDMGLEILPDDQDVRFYCGCSYNRALRALKLFSIPELEDMIAEDQGAEAICDFCGNVYKAGVEDLNRLIGDLQAESSS; translated from the coding sequence ATGGCTGATCAGCTAGTTCGAGCAACTGCGGCTGAGGGTGGCATCCGGGCTGTAGGAGTAATTACAACTGACTTGACAGAGGAAGCGCGACAACGCCACAAGCTTTCCTACGTCGCTACGGCAGCACTCGGTCGAACCATGTCGGCTGGGTTGTTGCTTGCCTCTAATATGAAGCATCCCCGATCGCGGGTAAGCCTCCGAATTCAGGGGGATGGTCCCCTGGGTCGGGTCATTGTTGATGCAGGGTTAGACGGAACGGTAAGGGGGTATGTCGATCACCCTGAGGTGGAATTGCCAACCAACGCGAGCGGCAAACTGGATGTTGGCATGGCAGTTGGACGCCTGGGGTATGTTTATGTCCTGCGCGACGTGGGTAGCGACTTCCCTTATACCAGCACGGTTGAATTAGTTTCGGGCGAGATTGGGGAGGACATTACCCATTATCTGGCCCATTCTGAACAAACTCCCTCTGCCCTGATGTTGGGTGAATCGGTTGATACCCACGGGGTTACCTCATCGGGTGGGATGTTAATTCAGGTGATGCCAAAAGCGACCAGGGATGAAACCCTGGTCGCAGCGCTGGAATCCCGAATTACTACCCTTTCAGGGTTTACTTCCCTGTTACGGGAGGGAAATAACCTGCCCGATATTTTTGAACACCTGTTAGGCGATATGGGTCTGGAGATTTTACCGGATGATCAGGATGTGCGGTTTTACTGCGGCTGCTCCTACAATCGTGCCCTGCGTGCCCTGAAGCTATTTAGCATTCCCGAACTGGAGGATATGATTGCGGAAGACCAGGGAGCTGAGGCAATCTGTGATTTCTGCGGTAATGTCTACAAGGCAGGTGTGGAAGATTTGAATCGCTTGATTGGTGACTTGCAGGCAGAATCTTCTAGTTAG